Below is a window of Nicotiana tabacum cultivar K326 chromosome 19, ASM71507v2, whole genome shotgun sequence DNA.
AATCTTAAATAACCTATTCTCTCCCTTTTGCATATGGCAATAGAATACAGCATAAGGATAAGGCAAAGTGTGACAAGCAACAATTTTAGGTGCTAAAATCTCCTTTGGTTTTTGCATAATTGTGTAATTTTGCAAAGTAAGAGGGGACTTTTTTATAAAATCAGTGGTGTAGACTTTTAATTGGGttttatatcctaaaatttctctAGCCCAATCAAGCATAGATTCTAAGGAAGTAGCACAGAATTTTGATTCTCCTTTCATTGCTGAGATTTCACAGTGGAAAAATGTATCTTTCATCGCTTTTGCTTGAGGGGATTCTTTAGAAAATGAGAAGAATTCAAGAAGATAAGGAAGATTTGTTGAAGAAAATGGGATAGAATCTGCTTCTTCTCTGGAAAGTAATTGAGGAGAAGTTGAAGGATCTTTGACAGCAAAAAAAAGTGGCATCTTTTTTCCAATCTTTAAATTTTTAGGAGTAAAGAAAATATTAAGTTGGGGATTTAGAGGTTCCATTGGAGAAATTGATGTTTGCTCCTTCTCTTGCATTTTTAGCATCCCATGCATGTTGTCACAGTCTTTGGCTATGTCTCTGGCTCTGCTTTCACTCAAAAACTGCAAAAGCAcaccaatttttttttcttgttagtGTAAATCATAAGTCCAACTTGTTTAGGATGGAAGAGCAACTCTTATTATTGTTATCATATATAAATTTAAACAAGACAGAAATTCTCTACAATTATACTGTGTATCACTATATCGCTTAGAGTGTATAGACAAGAAATAGAGGACATCACGCATCTTCATAGACCAAGAATTACGAGATCATTATTTCGAATTAAGTACAAAATCGATCGTTTTGCAAAAGCAGATGCACTTTAGTATTGGTTCATCTCGATccaatattttttacaaaaaatagagGTATATACGAAAAATCACTAAAAAGCAACAAATATCTAGCTTTGTACTCATAATTCCAAAAGAGGTTTAGTGATTAAAACAGTAAGTTGAACtcatcaaatttaaattttgaattcacTTCTATTATTTATACATAAAATATTACCTGGAACAGGAGAAGTGTATGAAGTAAGATGCAAAGAGTGGTTCTAAACTCCATGATTGATCAGTTTTCTGCTTGAAGCTCCCTCTACTTGATGTCTGGTTATCTGTTTCTAAAATAGATAGAAAGTGAAACTATTTAACAAGAAGAGTTCTTTTCTCCTCTGTTATGGTCATCATTTGGTCATTCTCATTCAGTATATATAAATTTGTTTTCGTATTCGTTATTTTCCCTTTTACTTttggatttattttattttaaaagagttGAAATTTTATCAGTAGAAGAATTTTTATAGTATCAGTTCATTCAAAAGATAATTGCAAATAATAATTCACGGTAAATAAGAATagtaacttgaaaaataaaaatattacccCAAGGCTCCCTTTTAGAATAAAAATATAACCAAATACAATATGTTAACATAAGAAAAAATCTTTGTACGACCAATATATAAATGTCGGAGTGtatttcttataaaaaaaaactattgaaaaataaGCCAATGGGAGGAGGAACATGGCAACTTGAGTCACTTGACAGCAAAACTTGCTAAAAACAATAATATAAGTAGTAATCTAAGATTAATTTACCCAATCACATTATTATCCAACAAGTCAGCGTTATGAAGGAAATAATACTATTTCTGAAAACCTACTTTTTTAATTATCAGAGCATAAGGTCAACTGAACAGTTCAGTGGTAGCCACTAGCCATTGCAATCATGATGCTGAATTAAAAAGTAAACACAACAGATGTGTATCTGCCACTGTTTACTACTACTAATTCATAAAATCACTAAAGGACAAACGAATAGAAAATACTAAAGGACAGAGATCCTCTTTTTTATTTTAGGAGAAAAGTTTTGAGATCTCTATTAATTCGCATGAGTTAAGCCTTTCTTACTAAAAGTAATATTTGATTAAGAATGGAGTAATACttatgtaacgatccgatcggtcgttttgagtattataaccccgatTTTCTATTTtctgctcaaattatactttacagttgttgtgtgacttgccagtgtaattggttcgggtccggtgaggttttggaatgaattggaacacttagttcaaaggtttaaagcttaagttaaaatagtgaccggatgtcgacttatgtgtaaccGATCCCGCAatagatttttgatgattccaatagctctgtatggtgattttggacttaggagcgtgtccgaaaaattatttggaggtccgtagtggaattaggcttgaaatgccgagagttgaatttttgggaagtttgaccggggggttgacttttcgatatcgaggtcggaatccagttctaaaaattttcatagctccgttatgtcgttcacgacttgtgtgcaaaatttgaggtcaatcggacgtgatttgataggttccggagtcgtttgtataaacttgaaatttcaaagttcattaggtttgaattggggggtgtaattcatggttttagcgttgtttgaggtgatttgagggctcgactaagttcgtatgatgttttaggactttgttggtatatttggttgaggtcccgacaggctcgggtaagtttcagatggttagcgggttggattttggacttggaactctgttggaatttttctgatgcaccatctggtttccttcattgcGTTCgggagtggagcctcgcgttcgcgaagaggaactgagaggctgacaatatttgctcttcgcgttcgcgaagagaagaacgcgttcgcgaagggtggactgggtgtgcatcgcgaacgtgagaggtgttacgcgttcgcgaagaagagaggaagtagctgaggaccccaggcaattggtctacgcgttcacgtagtgagggggaacgaaccatcgcgttcgcgattggttgaacgcgttcgcgtagaaggcattgaggcagaggcactttgtgcttcgcgaacgcgagggtgatgtcgcgttcgcgaaggaggaatttggacgggaactattttgtgattcgcgaacgcgaggcactgaccgcgttcgcgaagaagaaaagcctaggcaatgagtttaagttctgaaaatgggacttcgtcccatttttcatttttgatggatttgagctcgggaaaaggcgattttcgggagtttttcaaggaaaacaacggggtaagtatttttaactcaatattgattaaattacccgaatccatggttgtttttatcatttaattggtgaattaagttggaaacgtttgaaaactctcttagtttaaattg
It encodes the following:
- the LOC107765166 gene encoding BURP domain protein USPL1, whose translation is MEFRTTLCILLHTLLLFQFLSESRARDIAKDCDNMHGMLKMQEKEQTSISPMEPLNPQLNIFFTPKNLKIGKKMPLFFAVKDPSTSPQLLSREEADSIPFSSTNLPYLLEFFSFSKESPQAKAMKDTFFHCEISAMKGESKFCATSLESMLDWAREILGYKTQLKVYTTDFIKKSPLTLQNYTIMQKPKEILAPKIVACHTLPYPYAVFYCHMQKGENRLFKISLLGENGDRIEAAAICHMDTKQWNHDHVAFRVLKVQPGSSPVCHFFPADNLVWVPSSSV